Part of the Bacteriovorax stolpii genome, GCACGGCAATCACTTTCACCTCTATGAAAGAGAGTGCTCGATCCAGCGCCGTTACCAAAAGATTGTTGAAGAGTCTCCCAGCTCTGCTGTGTCACCTGAGCTTCGTGCAAAGATGACAGAAGCAGCCATTAAGATCACTCGCGGGATTAACTACGAAGGCGCAGGAACAATTGAATTGATCCTGGATACCGATGGAAGCTTCTACTTCCTGGAGATGAACACGAGACTTCAGGTAGAGCACCCGGTAACTGAAATGGTGACAGGACTAGATCTTGTTCGCCTGCAGATTATGGTGGCCCAGGGGGATAAACTTCCTTTCACTCAAAACGATATCAAGCAAAGAGGTCATGCGATTGAAGTGAGACTTTATGCTGAAGACCCAGACAATGGATTCCTTCCAAGTATCGGGACCATTAAAAAAATCGGAAAGACAACGGTTCGTGATACAAGACTGGACTGCGGTTATGTTGACGGTAACGCTGTGACAATCTCATTTGATCCTATGCTGGCAAAACTTATCAGTTGGGGAGAGAGCCGCGAAGTTGCTGCTCAAAAGTTGAATCTGGCCCTAAACGATATTTTATTTTTAGGTCTAAGAACTAACCGCGACTATTTAAAGCGCATCCTGACTTTGCCTGAGTTTTTGAGCGGGACAACGTACACGCATTTCGTAAAGACATACGAAGATAAGTTGCAAAAGAAGCAAGCTTCAAAAGAGCAAAGAGCGCTGGCCGTGGCCGCTTTCTTGCTAAAAAAAGATCAGGGGAAGAGTGTTTCTTCTCATGAATTCAAGACTAATAGTGTTTGGGAACGCCTGTCAGGCTTTAGGAATATTTAATGAAAAGACAAATCCAATTAAACGAAGAACTTATTGATGTGGACATTATTGAACAAAACCCACGTTTTGTTCTTTTTAACCTTGATGGGACTGAATACGCAGTCAATCTAGGCAACATCGATGATTACAAATTAAACTTAAATTACAACAACACCAACTCATCAGTGGTGGCGCTGGACACTCACATTGTAGTGGATGGAATCGAGTTTTCGATTGATACGCCAAAACGAGTGCGAGGAAAAGGAAAGAGCGGTGACCACGGCCAGATGGTAAGCCCAATGCCAGGAAAAATTTTAAAGGTTTTGGTAAGTGAAGGCTCAGAGCTTGAAGCAGGAACTCCGATTCTTGTGATGGAAGCGATGAAGATGGAGCACACGATTAAGGCCAACAAAAAAGGGAAGATCGAAAAGATTTTCTACAAAGAAGGCGATCAGGTGCAAGGTGGAGTGGAGCTGGTTAAGTTATGCTAAGTCACATGCCAAAAAAAGTTCGCATCGTTGAAGTCGGTCCAAGGGACGGGCTTCAGAATGAAAAAACTATTGTCTCATTAGAAGACAAAGTGACATTCATCAGAATGCTGGCAGACGCTGGTCTTTCTGAGATCGAAGCGACTAGTTTTGTCCGTGCAGAAAAAATCCCACAAATGAGTGATGGGGTTGAGCTCTACGGAGCTCTGGTAAAAGAGGCGTCTCTTAAAAAGGCGAAACTTATTTCTCTCGTTCCTAACGATAAAGGGCTCGATAATGCCCTTCGTGCCGGTGTAAAAGAGATCGCGGTTTTTACGGCGACATCAAATACATTTAACCAAAAAAACATCAACGCTACTATTGATGAATCTCTAAAGAGAATTGACGCCGTGATGGCAAGGGCCAACAAAGAGGGCCTTAAGACCAGAGGGTACATTTCAACCGTTTTTGGCTGCCCTTATGAAGGAAAAACCAGCCTGGTTGAACTCAAGAGAGTCGCCAATCATTTAGAAAGCCTGGGAGTTCATGAGATCTCTCTAGGCGATACAATTGGAGTGGCCAACCCACTACAAGTTAAAGAAACAATCGAATTTTTAAAGTCTGACTTCAGCCTGGACTTCTTTGCTATGCACTTTCACGACACCCGTGGAATGGCCGTGGCCAATATTTTAGCTTCTCTTGAAATGGGGATGACGAGCTTTGATTCATCTGCCGGTGGATTAGGGGGATGTCCTTACGCTAAGGGGGCGTCTGGAAACGTGGCCACTGAGGATTTAGTCTATTTATTCTCTTCGATGGGAATTGAGACTGGCGTGAACATGGAAAAACTGGCCCAAGCTTCAAGCTTTATTCTAAGCAAGCTTTCCAAAGGATCATCTTCAAAAAGCTTAACTGCATTCCTGGCCAACAAGGCCTGATAAAATAAAAAAGGCCCCCATTTCGGAGGCCTTTTTTTTGTCTTTTATTCTAACAATTAATTACTGAAGGTGTAGTTCAGCGAACTCAAGAACGATTGAAACCGCTTCTTCAACAGAAAGCTCACCGTTTTGAGCTAGGATGTTGTTAACTTGGTTGTTAAGAAGAAGGCTCATTTCACCTGTTTGAAGGTAGTTTTGAGCGTCGTTTTCTACAGCTTGAGCGATTGCCTTCATTTGAAGAGATGCTGAAGTACCAGCTGATGTTCCAAGAGTTGGGTTACCAACTGATGATCCAACAGATGAACCTGCAGACATTACGCCTACACCAGCTGAAGAAACTGAAGGGTCTGTGTATCCTAATGGTCCAACAGTGTATGGTCCATTTCTTCCCATTCCTGATTCATAGGCCATTGCGTTTAGTGAAAGTGCCAGAACGAATACTGCTAAAAGTGATTTCATGTGTCCTCCAAAAAAAAAGTTCGTGTTGTTTTGTTGAGTAGAAATCATTTATCATAAAAATAGATAGGCATTATCAAACATGAAAAATTTACTGTTTTTTTAAACGGAGTCCTCATATGAGCTTTTACCAAAAGACCTTTCCAGACCTTGAAGTGGCAGTGAAAAATAACCACCAACTATGGGTAACTCTTAATAATCCAGACCAAATGAACGCGATTACAACCCCAATGATTGACTCCTTAACAGAGGTTTTAAGGCAGGCGGATTTTGACCCGGAAATCAGGGTTGTAGTTATTACAGGGAAAGGGAAAAACTTCTGCGCGGGTGGAGATATCAAAGCAATGGAAGAAAAATCCGGGATGTTTGCCGGTGAATCCAACGAGCTTCGATCGCGCTATCAGCACGGGATTCAGCGCATTCCTCAGTGTATTGAAAACCTTTCTGTTCCGGTGATCGCCATGGTTAATGGAGCTGCTGTCGGGGCCGGGTGTGATCTTTCTATGATGTGTGACATGCGCACAGGGAACTCTAAATCGAAATTTGCCGAGACTTTTACCCGCATGGGACTTGTTCCAGGTGATGGTGGAACGTTTTTTCTTCAAAGAGTAATCGGATATTCCAAAGCAATGCAGATGTTTTTAACGGCAAAAAGCTATGAAGGAAAAGAAGCATTGGACTTTGGACTCCTGAGCTTTTTATTCGAAGATTCAAATTTAGAAAGTGAGACAGAAAAATTGGCCGACACTGTAGCTTCTCTTGCACCTGTGGCGCAGAAGTTGACTAAAAAAGCGATGAAGGTTTCTTATCTGCACGACCTGCAAACCTCACTTGATATGCTTGCGAGCTACCAAGGAATTTCTCAAAGAACAGCAGATCACTTTGAAGCACTCAAGTCTTTTAAAGAAAAACGCTCTCCACGTTTTTCTGGCGAATAAAAAATTTGACATAGAAAGACGGAACGATACACAATTAAAGAAGATGAAAAATCTAACGTTGTCGTTCCTCATGTTGTTTCTGGCAAATGCCTGTTCAACGATGGAGTTTAACACCAGCGGACGAGAGGACTTTAGTGTCGGAGCTCGTTCAGGAAGTGAAAGACTAATCGAGGTCGAAAAAACGAAGGATTTTTATTTCTGGGGACTGACTCCGACTTATGCGGAATTCAATCTTCAGGATGAGACAGAAGGTGAAGGGGTGAATAACCCGTCTTATGTCTCGATTGAACAAAGATATACATTTAAAGATATATTTTTTACTTTTGTCACTTTAGGGCTTTATTGCCCGGCCACCTACAAGGTTACGCTCCTTTCAAAAGGAGAGACCAAATGAAGAAGGTGATGCTGGTGATGGCGTTGGTGATGCTTTCGGGATGTGGTTCTTTAAGGATCAACCCAAAAAGCTGTAAGACCAATGCACTCTGGGGGACTAATCCACTTTCAAGTCGTGAGATTACTCGCGAGGAGATTGAAGAGGAAAAAGTCATCGACATAAAGGCGCGCGAGCAATTTTATGTTTTCTATGACCGGGATCTTCGTTTGCGTGATCTTTTGGAGGAACACGGAATTAAGTGCGAAGAAGTAAAAAAGATCCGTGTGGAAATGACTACCAAGTGGTTTTTTGTGCGCGAGATAGCCTTAAAAGTCGTTAAAAATTAAATTGTGATTGGTGCCAGGGATTGGCAACATTCATTCTATATGAAGGGCCAAGGATGGCCCCTTTTTTTATAAGCCTGCCAAACAATTCAAAAATACTGATAAATCTCACTTAACGGAATTTGCTTTAAATGCCGATCAGACCTGAAATTTAATATTCGAGGTGGGTATGAAGTTTCTAGCAGTTGTTCTATTTGTAATAACTTTTTCAAACGTAGAAGCTTCTGAGCATGTGGCCGCATCAGCTCATAAAGAGACGCATAAAAGAGAAATTGGCCCAGTAACGGCCGACACGGCACTTAGATATTTAGTTAACGGAAATAAGCGCTTTGTAGGTAAGCAGTTTAGAAATGATGGAGTATCAACAAAGGATATTCAAAAGCTTGCAAGCGGACAAAAACCACACGCTATTGTTTTATCGTGTAGTGATTCGCGCGTTCCACCTGAAGTGCTTTTTGATCAGAAGTTAGGTGAAATTTTTGTTATTAGGACTGCTGGTCAGGCCATTGATTCTTCAGTTCTTGCCAGTATTGAGTACGCCGTTTCTCATTTGGGGACAAATTTGATTGTAGTTATGGGGCATGAATCTTGTGGTGCAGTTAAAGCGGCCCTCTCTACTTTAAATGGAGGAGATGCGGGAAGCCCGAGTTTAAATAAATTAGTCGGAGATATTCATCCAAGATTAAAAAGGTTTTCGAGGCTTCCGGCCTCGGCAAATGTAGTTGATGAAAGTTGGTCCAATGTAGAAGGTGTCGCCGCTGACCTGACAACTCGCTCAGAAATAATTCAATCAGCTGTTGAGTCGGGAGAGCTTCATATTGAAAAGGCGCTTTATCATTTAGGTTCTGGTGTCGTTGATTGGAAATAAATTAGTCGTCTTTTAAGTTTCCTAAAAGATTGGAGAAGAAGCTTTTTTTATAATCGGTTGCTTCTTCTTCGGACATGTGGCCGAAGGTTGTGCGGTCTTGTTCGATAAATAAATTATCGGCCGCAAGAGTGTTTAGAAAGCGAGAGACGAAACGTGGGGTTTCTTTGCCGAAGAGTTTTCTCTGCTTACAGTAAGTCAT contains:
- a CDS encoding acetyl-CoA carboxylase biotin carboxylase subunit; amino-acid sequence: MTTKKITKILIANRGEIALRVIQTAREMGIKTVTLYSDEEVGLPHCLAGDESFSLGSGPLKETYLNQDKIIAIARSCGADAVHPGYGFLSEKSSFAKKVKDAGLIFIGPSPESIDLMGDKKTSKIKIQELGVPSIPGYHGDNQEISFLIKEAKKIGLPVLIKASAGGGGKGMRIVYEENEFQQALEGAKREAMNAFGDDTVLLEKYITSPRHIEIQVMSDRHGNHFHLYERECSIQRRYQKIVEESPSSAVSPELRAKMTEAAIKITRGINYEGAGTIELILDTDGSFYFLEMNTRLQVEHPVTEMVTGLDLVRLQIMVAQGDKLPFTQNDIKQRGHAIEVRLYAEDPDNGFLPSIGTIKKIGKTTVRDTRLDCGYVDGNAVTISFDPMLAKLISWGESREVAAQKLNLALNDILFLGLRTNRDYLKRILTLPEFLSGTTYTHFVKTYEDKLQKKQASKEQRALAVAAFLLKKDQGKSVSSHEFKTNSVWERLSGFRNI
- a CDS encoding Bor/Iss family lipoprotein — protein: MKNLTLSFLMLFLANACSTMEFNTSGREDFSVGARSGSERLIEVEKTKDFYFWGLTPTYAEFNLQDETEGEGVNNPSYVSIEQRYTFKDIFFTFVTLGLYCPATYKVTLLSKGETK
- a CDS encoding carbonic anhydrase, with the translated sequence MKFLAVVLFVITFSNVEASEHVAASAHKETHKREIGPVTADTALRYLVNGNKRFVGKQFRNDGVSTKDIQKLASGQKPHAIVLSCSDSRVPPEVLFDQKLGEIFVIRTAGQAIDSSVLASIEYAVSHLGTNLIVVMGHESCGAVKAALSTLNGGDAGSPSLNKLVGDIHPRLKRFSRLPASANVVDESWSNVEGVAADLTTRSEIIQSAVESGELHIEKALYHLGSGVVDWK
- a CDS encoding enoyl-CoA hydratase-related protein — protein: MSFYQKTFPDLEVAVKNNHQLWVTLNNPDQMNAITTPMIDSLTEVLRQADFDPEIRVVVITGKGKNFCAGGDIKAMEEKSGMFAGESNELRSRYQHGIQRIPQCIENLSVPVIAMVNGAAVGAGCDLSMMCDMRTGNSKSKFAETFTRMGLVPGDGGTFFLQRVIGYSKAMQMFLTAKSYEGKEALDFGLLSFLFEDSNLESETEKLADTVASLAPVAQKLTKKAMKVSYLHDLQTSLDMLASYQGISQRTADHFEALKSFKEKRSPRFSGE
- a CDS encoding acetyl-CoA carboxylase biotin carboxyl carrier protein subunit — encoded protein: MKRQIQLNEELIDVDIIEQNPRFVLFNLDGTEYAVNLGNIDDYKLNLNYNNTNSSVVALDTHIVVDGIEFSIDTPKRVRGKGKSGDHGQMVSPMPGKILKVLVSEGSELEAGTPILVMEAMKMEHTIKANKKGKIEKIFYKEGDQVQGGVELVKLC
- a CDS encoding hydroxymethylglutaryl-CoA lyase — its product is MLSHMPKKVRIVEVGPRDGLQNEKTIVSLEDKVTFIRMLADAGLSEIEATSFVRAEKIPQMSDGVELYGALVKEASLKKAKLISLVPNDKGLDNALRAGVKEIAVFTATSNTFNQKNINATIDESLKRIDAVMARANKEGLKTRGYISTVFGCPYEGKTSLVELKRVANHLESLGVHEISLGDTIGVANPLQVKETIEFLKSDFSLDFFAMHFHDTRGMAVANILASLEMGMTSFDSSAGGLGGCPYAKGASGNVATEDLVYLFSSMGIETGVNMEKLAQASSFILSKLSKGSSSKSLTAFLANKA